One region of Nitrospinota bacterium genomic DNA includes:
- a CDS encoding tetratricopeptide repeat protein has protein sequence METQEPLEYSEAIKIYEDILKLNPHSYIFVPLANAYLKTGMPEKAIEIAKEGLKEYPDFASARMVLARAYYDCQRIDEAKEESLGVLQSHSDNLLAYKLLVDIYLLKNNIEEAKKLIERLKDLDTKNLEIKGLISSLEKKLNQLRSQRPQAEINKEIESEEAEEEKISQDDISTKTLAKIYEEQGLLEKAIETYRKILRGSPENESILEKIKQLENKLETKGPQPEKPSDESTPQATEEKDEILNTRIDDREAIKEIRMMFPNEEEKEKPSSSEDISIRNKKVMNTLEYWLKDIESSKDK, from the coding sequence ATGGAAACACAAGAGCCTTTAGAATATTCTGAAGCAATAAAAATATATGAGGACATTTTAAAATTAAATCCTCATTCTTATATCTTTGTTCCGCTTGCAAATGCCTATTTAAAAACCGGAATGCCAGAAAAGGCAATAGAAATAGCAAAAGAAGGCCTTAAGGAATATCCAGATTTTGCAAGTGCAAGAATGGTTTTGGCCAGAGCTTATTATGACTGCCAGAGGATAGATGAAGCAAAGGAAGAATCCTTGGGTGTGTTACAATCCCATTCGGACAATCTCTTAGCTTATAAGTTATTAGTTGATATCTATCTTTTAAAGAATAACATAGAAGAGGCTAAAAAACTAATAGAAAGATTGAAAGATTTAGATACAAAAAATTTAGAAATTAAAGGATTAATCTCATCTTTAGAAAAAAAATTAAACCAACTCCGCTCTCAAAGACCTCAAGCAGAGATCAATAAGGAAATCGAGTCAGAAGAAGCCGAGGAAGAGAAGATATCTCAAGACGATATCAGTACAAAAACCCTTGCTAAGATATATGAAGAGCAAGGTTTGCTTGAAAAGGCTATAGAAACATATAGAAAAATATTAAGGGGTAGCCCTGAAAATGAGTCAATTTTAGAAAAGATTAAACAACTCGAGAATAAATTAGAAACGAAAGGCCCTCAACCAGAAAAGCCTTCTGATGAATCAACTCCTCAGGCTACGGAAGAGAAGGATGAAATACTGAACACGAGAATTGATGATAGAGAGGCGATTAAAGAAATCCGTATGATGTTTCCAAACGAAGAAGAAAAAGAAAAGCCCTCTTCATCTGAAGATATTTCTATTAGAAACAAAAAAGTGATGAATACTTTAGAATACTGGCTGAAAGATATTGAATCATCAAAAGATAAATAA
- a CDS encoding transketolase, which yields MEEKIKHLEKRAKEIRIDILKMLTEAGSGHTGGSLSAVEILTALYFSKMRHDPKNPKWEDRDRFILSKGHSAPVLYAILGECGYFNTKEFLKLRKLGCILQGHPECARTPGVEVNSGSLGQGLSQGNGIALALRLDNKKARVYVLLGCGEVQEGQIWEAAMTSAHYNIDNLCAIMDYNALQIDGYVKDIMAIEPIKDKWKAFGWYVIEIDGHNFKEILTALDQAEKIKGKPTIIIAKTIKGKGVSFMEDKVGYHGVAPTEAELEKALKELE from the coding sequence ATGGAAGAAAAGATCAAACATCTCGAAAAGAGGGCTAAAGAAATAAGAATCGATATTCTTAAGATGTTGACTGAGGCTGGTTCTGGTCATACAGGAGGTTCTTTATCCGCTGTGGAGATACTCACTGCCTTATACTTTTCTAAGATGCGTCATGACCCTAAAAATCCAAAATGGGAGGACCGAGACAGATTCATCCTATCAAAAGGACATTCTGCTCCTGTACTCTATGCTATTTTAGGGGAATGTGGTTATTTCAATACAAAAGAATTTTTAAAACTAAGAAAATTAGGATGTATCCTCCAGGGTCATCCTGAGTGTGCTCGAACTCCAGGTGTAGAAGTAAATAGTGGTTCTTTAGGACAAGGCCTATCTCAGGGAAACGGCATTGCCCTAGCCTTAAGGCTTGATAATAAAAAAGCGAGGGTATATGTGTTGTTAGGATGTGGAGAGGTGCAAGAGGGGCAAATCTGGGAGGCAGCAATGACCTCGGCCCATTATAATATAGACAATTTATGTGCGATAATGGATTACAATGCTTTGCAAATCGATGGATATGTAAAGGATATTATGGCTATCGAACCCATTAAAGACAAATGGAAGGCCTTTGGGTGGTATGTAATAGAAATAGACGGGCACAACTTTAAAGAAATTTTAACTGCCTTAGATCAGGCAGAAAAGATCAAAGGTAAACCCACAATCATCATAGCCAAGACTATAAAGGGTAAAGGGGTTTCTTTTATGGAAGATAAGGTTGGATATCATGGCGTTGCCCCTACGGAGGCTGAATTAGAAAAGGCTCTCAAAGAGCTGGAGTAA
- a CDS encoding 2-oxoacid:acceptor oxidoreductase family protein: protein MIEIRFHGRGGQGAVIASRILASAFFKEGKYVQAFSAFGSERRGAPVEAFVRIDNNEIKLRYMIYQPDHIVILDPALIELVDVRFGLKKNGWIIINSDNDPQDFKLFSDYRVATVDANSIAIKYRLGSKTAPIVNTAILGAFSKATRTVNINRVIESVKESIPAKRKENASATLEAYKKVKISKG, encoded by the coding sequence TTGATTGAAATAAGGTTCCATGGACGAGGCGGGCAGGGAGCAGTCATTGCCTCCAGGATATTAGCTTCTGCCTTTTTTAAAGAAGGGAAATATGTTCAGGCGTTTTCTGCTTTTGGCTCAGAAAGAAGAGGCGCTCCGGTAGAAGCATTTGTTAGGATAGACAATAATGAGATTAAGTTAAGATATATGATCTATCAGCCTGACCATATTGTAATTTTAGATCCTGCGCTTATCGAGCTTGTGGATGTTAGGTTTGGCCTGAAGAAAAATGGATGGATTATCATCAACAGTGATAATGATCCCCAAGATTTTAAACTATTTTCTGATTATCGCGTTGCAACCGTTGATGCCAACTCAATAGCTATAAAGTACCGCTTGGGTTCGAAAACCGCTCCGATTGTCAATACGGCTATACTGGGTGCCTTTTCAAAGGCAACAAGAACAGTCAATATCAACAGGGTTATTGAAAGTGTAAAAGAGTCTATTCCTGCAAAGAGAAAAGAAAATGCATCAGCCACATTAGAGGCCTATAAAAAAGTAAAGATCTCAAAAGGTTAA
- a CDS encoding transketolase C-terminal domain-containing protein — translation MEKLGTRDVYGQTLIKLGAENKDIVVLDADLSSSTRTAKFREKFPDRFFNMGVAEQDLMATAAGLAAAGKIPFASTFAIFATGRAWDQIRQTICLSSFNVKIVASHGGITVGEDGATHHSTEDIGLMRIIPNMTVIVPADGYEAISALEAAAKYYGPVYMRLSREKFPIIYKEGIDFQIGKAKIHSQGTDATIIACGIMVSLALNAQKSLKQEGIHVGVINMSTIKPLDTKSIKNAAETTKAIVTAEEHSIIGGLGSAVAECLG, via the coding sequence ATGGAAAAGTTAGGAACGAGGGATGTATATGGACAAACTCTTATAAAATTAGGAGCTGAAAATAAGGATATTGTTGTATTGGATGCTGACCTTTCCTCCTCAACCAGAACCGCAAAATTTAGGGAAAAATTTCCTGATAGATTCTTTAACATGGGAGTTGCTGAACAGGATTTAATGGCAACCGCAGCGGGTCTTGCTGCAGCAGGAAAGATACCCTTTGCCAGTACCTTTGCTATATTTGCTACTGGAAGGGCCTGGGACCAGATCAGACAGACCATTTGTTTATCCAGCTTTAATGTTAAGATCGTTGCATCCCACGGAGGAATAACTGTTGGAGAAGATGGCGCAACACACCATTCCACAGAGGATATAGGTTTAATGAGAATCATCCCTAATATGACCGTTATTGTACCAGCAGATGGTTATGAAGCAATCTCTGCCTTAGAAGCAGCGGCTAAATATTATGGGCCTGTTTATATGCGGCTATCAAGAGAGAAATTTCCTATCATCTATAAAGAAGGTATCGATTTTCAAATAGGAAAAGCCAAGATACATTCCCAAGGAACAGATGCAACAATTATTGCTTGCGGAATTATGGTAAGCTTAGCCTTAAATGCTCAGAAATCTTTAAAGCAAGAAGGTATCCATGTTGGTGTAATCAATATGTCTACTATCAAACCCTTGGACACAAAATCTATTAAAAATGCCGCTGAAACAACAAAGGCTATCGTAACAGCTGAGGAACACTCCATAATTGGAGGATTAGGGAGCGCCGTCGCAGAATGTCTGGGAGA